A stretch of the Papaver somniferum cultivar HN1 chromosome 6, ASM357369v1, whole genome shotgun sequence genome encodes the following:
- the LOC113290746 gene encoding uncharacterized protein LOC113290746, with product MLEPPGKKKTPEANYDKDNKGKHPKEKRVKNADSYSHASYSHGDNNPHGRGQKGYHGRGHGREGHGREGHGRGGYSNTWSRDVIYGPSGRGKTVEKTHKNSMSKKVENDNAPCYRCGISGHWYQQCKDSAKVAANYKKCRQSIDQEAHCMEEHDHAPDVNFTISHFQGNKNHVLMETPDFD from the coding sequence atgcTAGAGCCCCCCGGGAAGAAGAAAACTCCCGAGGCTAACTATGACAAGGATAACAAGGGAAAACACCCCAAAGAAAAGAGGGTTAAAAATGCTGATTCATATTCTCATGCTTCATACTCACATGGGGATAATAACCCACATGGAAGAGGACAAAAGGGCTATCATGGAAGGGGTCATGGGCGTGAGGGCCATGGACGTGAGGGTCATGGGCGTGGAGGCTATTCAAATACCTGGTCTAGAGATGTTATTTATGGACCTAGTGGTAGGGGCAAAACTGTTGAAAAAACACATAAGAACTCCATGTCTAAGAAGGTCGAGAACGACAATGCACCTTGTTACAGGTGTGGAATCTCCGGACATTGGTACCAGCAATGCAAAGATAGTGCCAAAGTAGCAGCCAACTACAAAAAGTGCCGGCAATCTATAGATCAAGAAGCTCACTGTATGGAAGAACATGATCATGCCCCAGATGTCAACTTCACCATTTCACACTTCCAGGGCAACAAGAACCATGTCCTTATGGAAACACCTGACTTTGATtga